The Thunnus maccoyii chromosome 9, fThuMac1.1, whole genome shotgun sequence genome includes a region encoding these proteins:
- the LOC121903680 gene encoding AP2-associated protein kinase 1-like isoform X6, producing MKKFFDSRRELVSSGPGSGAGGGGAGSGGGGSFIGRVFTIGRYQVTVEEIVAEGGFAIVFLVRTHQGLRCALKRMYVNNEHDLQVCNLEIQIMRDLVGHKNIVGFLDSSITAVGAGDVWEVLILMDFCRGGQVVNLMNQRLQTGFTEAEVLQIFCDTCEAVARLHQCKTPIIHRDLKVENILLHDRGHYVLCDFGSATNRFQNPQTEGVPVVEEEIKKYTTLSYRAPEMVNLYGGKVITAKADIWAMGCLLYKLCYFTLPFGESQVAICDGSFTIPDNSRYSQDMHCLIRYMLEPDPDKRPDIYQVSYFAFKLTRRECPVPNVHNSSIPTKLPEPIRASEAVAKKSQTKARLTDPIPTTETSIAPRQRPKAGQAQPQPISGILPIQPALTPRKRPNVAAGAPQAIGSSVPPSAATAQQTAPQSVQTTNMQPQATPQHQQLLMKQQQASAFLSPQSNQQQQQQTASQASTLPQSKTKPVPPVVTLQHQQQQQQQQQQQHEVHETAAPHLTPIPESAVIGPAADPDVVPASRGIHKVSSLTPPSSPKMAPKSGHRRILSDVTHSAVFGVPVSKSTQLLQAAAAEASLNKSKSASTTPSGSPCSSQQSVYHQGDGEAPSALSAPSTQPSWNPFGDDNFSKLTAEELLNKDFAKLAETAAQGEKAMGSNENLIPGLDAFPAKAEVCVDSLIPGLEAPQAQRHAGQPELISASMPDSLTGEDSLLGCDLLSHTSPHANQSVSALPSSSACSSAPPGSGSGSCLEELPPGQTASDSAFLMSCGEKGNDDEFDPIPVLISKNSNQDAQGESNGYSVLGEGQETETPEGDSQTNVGCVHSSDEDEEKEAHKEEQQDQEAIESHAVANDCSGSRPLLLDSEEEEEQGSQLAVPSSPHSSIVPTQPSTTFHQPTPSTFAQNHSQHAHEPAKGADVAADVFSKAPFRVAQEESGDVFANAPFPRAPVAAQQPFDVFSQAPFGKRKDATGTYPEQGVLGQVTPQPFRPQALAKYSRHFEGPVPQQPIAAHRVVSNVSRQTAVGSVPVGPLHSWTSEVSAVDPFVSAPFHLKAPQEKP from the exons ATGAAGAAATTTTTTGACTCTCGTCGGGAGCTGGTGAGCTCTGGGCCTGGTTCCGGAGCCGGTGGAGGAGGCGCAGGTTCCGGCGGCGGTGGCAGCTTCATCGGACGGGTCTTCACTATTGGACGATATCAAGTGACCGTCGAGGAAATTGTCGCTGAAG GAGGTTTTGCCATTGTGTTTTTGGTGCGGACTCATCAAGGGCTACGTTGTGCACTAAAAAGGATGTATGTCAACAATGAACATGATCTACAAGTCTGCAATCTTGAGATACAGATCATG aGGGACTTAGTGGGCCACAAAAACATAGTTGGTTTCCTGGACTCCAGCATAACTGCAGTTGGAGCTGGCGATGTATGGGAAGTCCTAATCTTAATGGACTTCTGTCGAG GTGGGCAGGTGGTAAATCTAATGAATCAGCGGCTACAGACAGGCTTCACTGAAGCCGAGGTGTTACAGATCTTTTGTGACACATGCGAGGCTGTTGCTCGTCTCCACCAGTGCAAGACTCCAATCATCCACAGAGATCTCAAG GTAGAAAATATTCTTCTGCATGATCGGGGACACTATGTGCTCTGTGACTTTGGAAGTGCCACAAACCGCTTCCAAAACCCGCAGACAGAGGGGGTGCCAGTCGTTGAGGAGGAAATCAAAAA GTACACTACTCTGTCATACCGCGCTCCAGAGATGGTCAACCTCTATGGTGGAAAGGTCATCACAGCGAAGGCAGACATTTGG gcAATGGGTTGTCTACTCTATAAGCTGTGCTACTTCACGCTTCCTTTTGGGGAGAGCCAAGTAGCAATCTGTGATGGCAGCTTCACTATCCCAGACAACTCCCGCTACTCCCAGGACATGCACTGTCTCATCA GATACATGCTGGAACCTGACCCAGATAAGAGACCAGACATCTACCAAGTATCCTACTTTGCCTTTAAACTGACTCGACGAGAGTGTCCAGTTCCAAATGTACAT AATTCGTCCATTCCTACAAAACTTCCTGAGCCCATCAGAGCCAGCGAAGCAGTGGCCAAAAAGAGTCAAACCAAAGCCAG ACTCACAGACCCCATTCCTACCACCGAAACCTCAATAGCGCCTCGACAACGGCCCAAGGCTGGGCAGGCTCAACCCCAACCGATATCAGGCATTCTTCCCATCCAGCCAGCTCTGACCCCACGCAAGAGGCCCAATGTGGCTGCTGGAGCACCGCAGGCCATAG GTTCCAGTGTCCCACCTTCAGCTGCAACTGCTCAGCAAACTGCGCCGCAGTCAGTTCAGACCACCAACATGCAGCCGCAGGCTACACCACAGCATCAGCAGCTCCTCATGAAGCAGCAGCAAGCTTCAGCCTTCTTGAGCCCACAGAGTAACCAGCAG cagcaacagcaaacaGCTTCTCAGGCATCTACCCTGCCGCAGTCCAAAACTAAGCCTGTTCCTCCTGTTGTTACTCTgcaacaccagcagcagcagcagcagcagcagcagcagcagcatgaagtCCATGAAACAGCAGCTCCCCATCTGACCCCCATCCCTGAGTCTGCTGTCATTGGTCCTGCAGCTGACCCAGATGTGGTG CCGGCCAGCCGAGGGATTCACAAAGTCAGCTCCTTGACACCCCCCTCATCGCCGAAGATGGCCCCCAAGAGTGGCCATAGACGCATCCTGAGCGATGTCACTCACAGTGCCGTGTTTGGAGTCCCGGTCAGCAAGTCCACCCAGCTACTCCAGGCAGCCGCAGCTGAGGCCAGCCTCAACAAGTCCAA ATCAGCCAGCACTACTCCTTCTGGCTCCCCCTGCTCGTCCCAGCAGAGTGTGTATCATCAAGGTGACGGTGAGGCCCCGTCAGCCCTCTCTGCACCCAGCACTCAGCCCAGCTGGAACCCCTTTGGGGATGATAACTTCTCCAAGCTAACAGCAGAGGAGCTGCTCAACAAAGACTTTGCAAAACTAGCTGAGA CTGCTGCTCAAGGAGAGAAGGCCATGGGCTCCAATGAAAATCTCATTCCAGGGCTCGATGCTTTTCCAG CAaaagcagaggtgtgtgtggattCACTGATTCCTGGTTTGGAAGCCCCCCAAGCCCAGCGACATGCAGGCCAGCCTGAGCTCATCTCTGCCAGCATGCCAG ACTCTCTCACTGGGGAGGACTCTCTGCTGGGCTGCGATCTGTTATCTCATACTTCTCCTCATGCAAACCAGTCTGTTTCTgctctcccttcctcctccgCCTGCTCTTCTGCTCCTCCTGGCTCCGGCTCTGGATCCTGTCTGGAGGAGCTGCCGCCTGGTCAGACAGCCTCTG ACTCCGCTTTCCTCATGTCGTGTGGGGAGAAGGGCAATGACGACGAGTTTGACCCTATTCCTGTGCTCATCTCCAAAAACTCAAATCAAG ATGCCCAAGGGGAGAGTAATGGCTACTCTGTGCTTGGCGAGGGACAAGAGACTGAAACTCCAGAGGGAGATTCTCAAACAAATGTGGGATGTGTTCACTCCAGCgatgaagatgaggaaaaaGAAGCCCACAAAGAAGAGCAGCAGGACCAAGAAGCCATTGAAAGTCACGCAGTGGCCAATGACTGCAGCGGCTCCAGACCTCTGCTGCTCGactcagaggaggaagaagaacaaggaTCTCAGCTGGCCGTCCCCTCATCACCGCACTCCAGCATAGTACCAACACAACCGTCTACTACCTTCCATCAACCTACTCCAAGTACCTTTGCTCAGAATCATTCCCAGCATGCACACGAGCCAGCAAAGGGGGCGGACGTCGCTGCAGATGTCTTTTCAAAAGCCCCCTTTCGTGTGGCGCAAGAAGAATCAGGAGATGTGTTTGCCAACGCTCCGTTTCCTCGCGCCCCCGTTGCAGCTCAGCAGCCATTCGATGTATTCTCACAGGCTCCTTTCGGAAAAAGAAAGGACGCCACGGGAACATACCCTGAGCAAGGTGTGTTGGGACAGGTTACCCCACAACCATTCCGCCCGCAAGCTCTGGCCAAATACTCCCGACACTTTGAGGGACCTGTGCCCCAGCAGCCCATAGCAGCTCACAGAGTAGTGTCTAACGTGAGCAGGCAAACTGCTGTGGGATCAGTCCCTGTTGGACCTCTTCACTCATGGACCTCAGAAGTGAGCGCTGTGGATCCCTTCGTCTCTGCACCTTTTCACCTCAAGGCCCCACAAGAAAAGCCCTAA
- the LOC121903680 gene encoding AP2-associated protein kinase 1-like isoform X7, whose amino-acid sequence MKKFFDSRRELVSSGPGSGAGGGGAGSGGGGSFIGRVFTIGRYQVTVEEIVAEGGFAIVFLVRTHQGLRCALKRMYVNNEHDLQVCNLEIQIMRDLVGHKNIVGFLDSSITAVGAGDVWEVLILMDFCRGGQVVNLMNQRLQTGFTEAEVLQIFCDTCEAVARLHQCKTPIIHRDLKVENILLHDRGHYVLCDFGSATNRFQNPQTEGVPVVEEEIKKYTTLSYRAPEMVNLYGGKVITAKADIWAMGCLLYKLCYFTLPFGESQVAICDGSFTIPDNSRYSQDMHCLIRYMLEPDPDKRPDIYQVSYFAFKLTRRECPVPNVHNSSIPTKLPEPIRASEAVAKKSQTKARLTDPIPTTETSIAPRQRPKAGQAQPQPISGILPIQPALTPRKRPNVAAGAPQAIGSSVPPSAATAQQTAPQSVQTTNMQPQATPQHQQLLMKQQQASAFLSPQSNQQPASRGIHKVSSLTPPSSPKMAPKSGHRRILSDVTHSAVFGVPVSKSTQLLQAAAAEASLNKSKSASTTPSGSPCSSQQSVYHQGDGEAPSALSAPSTQPSWNPFGDDNFSKLTAEELLNKDFAKLAETAAQGEKAMGSNENLIPGLDAFPAERPADILGAGSALLSVPDPFNTLSLSDTPEKLIEGLKSPETSLLLPDLLTLADPFSSSAESTTNAKAEVCVDSLIPGLEAPQAQRHAGQPELISASMPDSLTGEDSLLGCDLLSHTSPHANQSVSALPSSSACSSAPPGSGSGSCLEELPPGQTASDSAFLMSCGEKGNDDEFDPIPVLISKNSNQDAQGESNGYSVLGEGQETETPEGDSQTNVGCVHSSDEDEEKEAHKEEQQDQEAIESHAVANDCSGSRPLLLDSEEEEEQGSQLAVPSSPHSSIVPTQPSTTFHQPTPSTFAQNHSQHAHEPAKGADVAADVFSKAPFRVAQEESGDVFANAPFPRAPVAAQQPFDVFSQAPFGKRKDATGTYPEQGVLGQVTPQPFRPQALAKYSRHFEGPVPQQPIAAHRVVSNVSRQTAVGSVPVGPLHSWTSEVSAVDPFVSAPFHLKAPQEKP is encoded by the exons ATGAAGAAATTTTTTGACTCTCGTCGGGAGCTGGTGAGCTCTGGGCCTGGTTCCGGAGCCGGTGGAGGAGGCGCAGGTTCCGGCGGCGGTGGCAGCTTCATCGGACGGGTCTTCACTATTGGACGATATCAAGTGACCGTCGAGGAAATTGTCGCTGAAG GAGGTTTTGCCATTGTGTTTTTGGTGCGGACTCATCAAGGGCTACGTTGTGCACTAAAAAGGATGTATGTCAACAATGAACATGATCTACAAGTCTGCAATCTTGAGATACAGATCATG aGGGACTTAGTGGGCCACAAAAACATAGTTGGTTTCCTGGACTCCAGCATAACTGCAGTTGGAGCTGGCGATGTATGGGAAGTCCTAATCTTAATGGACTTCTGTCGAG GTGGGCAGGTGGTAAATCTAATGAATCAGCGGCTACAGACAGGCTTCACTGAAGCCGAGGTGTTACAGATCTTTTGTGACACATGCGAGGCTGTTGCTCGTCTCCACCAGTGCAAGACTCCAATCATCCACAGAGATCTCAAG GTAGAAAATATTCTTCTGCATGATCGGGGACACTATGTGCTCTGTGACTTTGGAAGTGCCACAAACCGCTTCCAAAACCCGCAGACAGAGGGGGTGCCAGTCGTTGAGGAGGAAATCAAAAA GTACACTACTCTGTCATACCGCGCTCCAGAGATGGTCAACCTCTATGGTGGAAAGGTCATCACAGCGAAGGCAGACATTTGG gcAATGGGTTGTCTACTCTATAAGCTGTGCTACTTCACGCTTCCTTTTGGGGAGAGCCAAGTAGCAATCTGTGATGGCAGCTTCACTATCCCAGACAACTCCCGCTACTCCCAGGACATGCACTGTCTCATCA GATACATGCTGGAACCTGACCCAGATAAGAGACCAGACATCTACCAAGTATCCTACTTTGCCTTTAAACTGACTCGACGAGAGTGTCCAGTTCCAAATGTACAT AATTCGTCCATTCCTACAAAACTTCCTGAGCCCATCAGAGCCAGCGAAGCAGTGGCCAAAAAGAGTCAAACCAAAGCCAG ACTCACAGACCCCATTCCTACCACCGAAACCTCAATAGCGCCTCGACAACGGCCCAAGGCTGGGCAGGCTCAACCCCAACCGATATCAGGCATTCTTCCCATCCAGCCAGCTCTGACCCCACGCAAGAGGCCCAATGTGGCTGCTGGAGCACCGCAGGCCATAG GTTCCAGTGTCCCACCTTCAGCTGCAACTGCTCAGCAAACTGCGCCGCAGTCAGTTCAGACCACCAACATGCAGCCGCAGGCTACACCACAGCATCAGCAGCTCCTCATGAAGCAGCAGCAAGCTTCAGCCTTCTTGAGCCCACAGAGTAACCAGCAG CCGGCCAGCCGAGGGATTCACAAAGTCAGCTCCTTGACACCCCCCTCATCGCCGAAGATGGCCCCCAAGAGTGGCCATAGACGCATCCTGAGCGATGTCACTCACAGTGCCGTGTTTGGAGTCCCGGTCAGCAAGTCCACCCAGCTACTCCAGGCAGCCGCAGCTGAGGCCAGCCTCAACAAGTCCAA ATCAGCCAGCACTACTCCTTCTGGCTCCCCCTGCTCGTCCCAGCAGAGTGTGTATCATCAAGGTGACGGTGAGGCCCCGTCAGCCCTCTCTGCACCCAGCACTCAGCCCAGCTGGAACCCCTTTGGGGATGATAACTTCTCCAAGCTAACAGCAGAGGAGCTGCTCAACAAAGACTTTGCAAAACTAGCTGAGA CTGCTGCTCAAGGAGAGAAGGCCATGGGCTCCAATGAAAATCTCATTCCAGGGCTCGATGCTTTTCCAG CTGAAAGACCTGCTGACATCCTGGGTGCAGGTTCAGCGTTGTTGAGTGTCCCGGACCCTTTTAAtaccctctccctctctgacaCCCCAG AGAAGCTGATTGAGGGACTGAAGTCCCCTGAAACTTCTCTGCTGCTCCCTGACCTCTTAACCCTGGCTGACCCCTTCAGTAGTTCTGCAGAGAGCACCACCAATG CAaaagcagaggtgtgtgtggattCACTGATTCCTGGTTTGGAAGCCCCCCAAGCCCAGCGACATGCAGGCCAGCCTGAGCTCATCTCTGCCAGCATGCCAG ACTCTCTCACTGGGGAGGACTCTCTGCTGGGCTGCGATCTGTTATCTCATACTTCTCCTCATGCAAACCAGTCTGTTTCTgctctcccttcctcctccgCCTGCTCTTCTGCTCCTCCTGGCTCCGGCTCTGGATCCTGTCTGGAGGAGCTGCCGCCTGGTCAGACAGCCTCTG ACTCCGCTTTCCTCATGTCGTGTGGGGAGAAGGGCAATGACGACGAGTTTGACCCTATTCCTGTGCTCATCTCCAAAAACTCAAATCAAG ATGCCCAAGGGGAGAGTAATGGCTACTCTGTGCTTGGCGAGGGACAAGAGACTGAAACTCCAGAGGGAGATTCTCAAACAAATGTGGGATGTGTTCACTCCAGCgatgaagatgaggaaaaaGAAGCCCACAAAGAAGAGCAGCAGGACCAAGAAGCCATTGAAAGTCACGCAGTGGCCAATGACTGCAGCGGCTCCAGACCTCTGCTGCTCGactcagaggaggaagaagaacaaggaTCTCAGCTGGCCGTCCCCTCATCACCGCACTCCAGCATAGTACCAACACAACCGTCTACTACCTTCCATCAACCTACTCCAAGTACCTTTGCTCAGAATCATTCCCAGCATGCACACGAGCCAGCAAAGGGGGCGGACGTCGCTGCAGATGTCTTTTCAAAAGCCCCCTTTCGTGTGGCGCAAGAAGAATCAGGAGATGTGTTTGCCAACGCTCCGTTTCCTCGCGCCCCCGTTGCAGCTCAGCAGCCATTCGATGTATTCTCACAGGCTCCTTTCGGAAAAAGAAAGGACGCCACGGGAACATACCCTGAGCAAGGTGTGTTGGGACAGGTTACCCCACAACCATTCCGCCCGCAAGCTCTGGCCAAATACTCCCGACACTTTGAGGGACCTGTGCCCCAGCAGCCCATAGCAGCTCACAGAGTAGTGTCTAACGTGAGCAGGCAAACTGCTGTGGGATCAGTCCCTGTTGGACCTCTTCACTCATGGACCTCAGAAGTGAGCGCTGTGGATCCCTTCGTCTCTGCACCTTTTCACCTCAAGGCCCCACAAGAAAAGCCCTAA
- the LOC121903680 gene encoding AP2-associated protein kinase 1-like isoform X10, translated as MKKFFDSRRELVSSGPGSGAGGGGAGSGGGGSFIGRVFTIGRYQVTVEEIVAEGGFAIVFLVRTHQGLRCALKRMYVNNEHDLQVCNLEIQIMRDLVGHKNIVGFLDSSITAVGAGDVWEVLILMDFCRGGQVVNLMNQRLQTGFTEAEVLQIFCDTCEAVARLHQCKTPIIHRDLKVENILLHDRGHYVLCDFGSATNRFQNPQTEGVPVVEEEIKKYTTLSYRAPEMVNLYGGKVITAKADIWAMGCLLYKLCYFTLPFGESQVAICDGSFTIPDNSRYSQDMHCLIRYMLEPDPDKRPDIYQVSYFAFKLTRRECPVPNVHNSSIPTKLPEPIRASEAVAKKSQTKARLTDPIPTTETSIAPRQRPKAGQAQPQPISGILPIQPALTPRKRPNVAAGAPQAIGSSVPPSAATAQQTAPQSVQTTNMQPQATPQHQQLLMKQQQASAFLSPQSNQQQQQQTASQASTLPQSKTKPVPPVVTLQHQQQQQQQQQQQHEVHETAAPHLTPIPESAVIGPAADPDVVPASRGIHKVSSLTPPSSPKMAPKSGHRRILSDVTHSAVFGVPVSKSTQLLQAAAAEASLNKSKSASTTPSGSPCSSQQSVYHQGDGEAPSALSAPSTQPSWNPFGDDNFSKLTAEELLNKDFAKLAETAAQGEKAMGSNENLIPGLDAFPDAQGESNGYSVLGEGQETETPEGDSQTNVGCVHSSDEDEEKEAHKEEQQDQEAIESHAVANDCSGSRPLLLDSEEEEEQGSQLAVPSSPHSSIVPTQPSTTFHQPTPSTFAQNHSQHAHEPAKGADVAADVFSKAPFRVAQEESGDVFANAPFPRAPVAAQQPFDVFSQAPFGKRKDATGTYPEQGVLGQVTPQPFRPQALAKYSRHFEGPVPQQPIAAHRVVSNVSRQTAVGSVPVGPLHSWTSEVSAVDPFVSAPFHLKAPQEKP; from the exons ATGAAGAAATTTTTTGACTCTCGTCGGGAGCTGGTGAGCTCTGGGCCTGGTTCCGGAGCCGGTGGAGGAGGCGCAGGTTCCGGCGGCGGTGGCAGCTTCATCGGACGGGTCTTCACTATTGGACGATATCAAGTGACCGTCGAGGAAATTGTCGCTGAAG GAGGTTTTGCCATTGTGTTTTTGGTGCGGACTCATCAAGGGCTACGTTGTGCACTAAAAAGGATGTATGTCAACAATGAACATGATCTACAAGTCTGCAATCTTGAGATACAGATCATG aGGGACTTAGTGGGCCACAAAAACATAGTTGGTTTCCTGGACTCCAGCATAACTGCAGTTGGAGCTGGCGATGTATGGGAAGTCCTAATCTTAATGGACTTCTGTCGAG GTGGGCAGGTGGTAAATCTAATGAATCAGCGGCTACAGACAGGCTTCACTGAAGCCGAGGTGTTACAGATCTTTTGTGACACATGCGAGGCTGTTGCTCGTCTCCACCAGTGCAAGACTCCAATCATCCACAGAGATCTCAAG GTAGAAAATATTCTTCTGCATGATCGGGGACACTATGTGCTCTGTGACTTTGGAAGTGCCACAAACCGCTTCCAAAACCCGCAGACAGAGGGGGTGCCAGTCGTTGAGGAGGAAATCAAAAA GTACACTACTCTGTCATACCGCGCTCCAGAGATGGTCAACCTCTATGGTGGAAAGGTCATCACAGCGAAGGCAGACATTTGG gcAATGGGTTGTCTACTCTATAAGCTGTGCTACTTCACGCTTCCTTTTGGGGAGAGCCAAGTAGCAATCTGTGATGGCAGCTTCACTATCCCAGACAACTCCCGCTACTCCCAGGACATGCACTGTCTCATCA GATACATGCTGGAACCTGACCCAGATAAGAGACCAGACATCTACCAAGTATCCTACTTTGCCTTTAAACTGACTCGACGAGAGTGTCCAGTTCCAAATGTACAT AATTCGTCCATTCCTACAAAACTTCCTGAGCCCATCAGAGCCAGCGAAGCAGTGGCCAAAAAGAGTCAAACCAAAGCCAG ACTCACAGACCCCATTCCTACCACCGAAACCTCAATAGCGCCTCGACAACGGCCCAAGGCTGGGCAGGCTCAACCCCAACCGATATCAGGCATTCTTCCCATCCAGCCAGCTCTGACCCCACGCAAGAGGCCCAATGTGGCTGCTGGAGCACCGCAGGCCATAG GTTCCAGTGTCCCACCTTCAGCTGCAACTGCTCAGCAAACTGCGCCGCAGTCAGTTCAGACCACCAACATGCAGCCGCAGGCTACACCACAGCATCAGCAGCTCCTCATGAAGCAGCAGCAAGCTTCAGCCTTCTTGAGCCCACAGAGTAACCAGCAG cagcaacagcaaacaGCTTCTCAGGCATCTACCCTGCCGCAGTCCAAAACTAAGCCTGTTCCTCCTGTTGTTACTCTgcaacaccagcagcagcagcagcagcagcagcagcagcagcatgaagtCCATGAAACAGCAGCTCCCCATCTGACCCCCATCCCTGAGTCTGCTGTCATTGGTCCTGCAGCTGACCCAGATGTGGTG CCGGCCAGCCGAGGGATTCACAAAGTCAGCTCCTTGACACCCCCCTCATCGCCGAAGATGGCCCCCAAGAGTGGCCATAGACGCATCCTGAGCGATGTCACTCACAGTGCCGTGTTTGGAGTCCCGGTCAGCAAGTCCACCCAGCTACTCCAGGCAGCCGCAGCTGAGGCCAGCCTCAACAAGTCCAA ATCAGCCAGCACTACTCCTTCTGGCTCCCCCTGCTCGTCCCAGCAGAGTGTGTATCATCAAGGTGACGGTGAGGCCCCGTCAGCCCTCTCTGCACCCAGCACTCAGCCCAGCTGGAACCCCTTTGGGGATGATAACTTCTCCAAGCTAACAGCAGAGGAGCTGCTCAACAAAGACTTTGCAAAACTAGCTGAGA CTGCTGCTCAAGGAGAGAAGGCCATGGGCTCCAATGAAAATCTCATTCCAGGGCTCGATGCTTTTCCAG ATGCCCAAGGGGAGAGTAATGGCTACTCTGTGCTTGGCGAGGGACAAGAGACTGAAACTCCAGAGGGAGATTCTCAAACAAATGTGGGATGTGTTCACTCCAGCgatgaagatgaggaaaaaGAAGCCCACAAAGAAGAGCAGCAGGACCAAGAAGCCATTGAAAGTCACGCAGTGGCCAATGACTGCAGCGGCTCCAGACCTCTGCTGCTCGactcagaggaggaagaagaacaaggaTCTCAGCTGGCCGTCCCCTCATCACCGCACTCCAGCATAGTACCAACACAACCGTCTACTACCTTCCATCAACCTACTCCAAGTACCTTTGCTCAGAATCATTCCCAGCATGCACACGAGCCAGCAAAGGGGGCGGACGTCGCTGCAGATGTCTTTTCAAAAGCCCCCTTTCGTGTGGCGCAAGAAGAATCAGGAGATGTGTTTGCCAACGCTCCGTTTCCTCGCGCCCCCGTTGCAGCTCAGCAGCCATTCGATGTATTCTCACAGGCTCCTTTCGGAAAAAGAAAGGACGCCACGGGAACATACCCTGAGCAAGGTGTGTTGGGACAGGTTACCCCACAACCATTCCGCCCGCAAGCTCTGGCCAAATACTCCCGACACTTTGAGGGACCTGTGCCCCAGCAGCCCATAGCAGCTCACAGAGTAGTGTCTAACGTGAGCAGGCAAACTGCTGTGGGATCAGTCCCTGTTGGACCTCTTCACTCATGGACCTCAGAAGTGAGCGCTGTGGATCCCTTCGTCTCTGCACCTTTTCACCTCAAGGCCCCACAAGAAAAGCCCTAA